A genomic segment from Flavobacterium litorale encodes:
- the der gene encoding ribosome biogenesis GTPase Der, translating to MNNIVAIVGRPNVGKSTFFNRLIQRREAIVDSVSGVTRDRNYGKSEWNGKEFSVIDTGGYIKGSDDIFEGEIRRQVELAIDEADVIVFVVDVEEGITPMDEEVAKLLRKVTKPILLAVNKVDNGQREKDAVEFYNLGLGEFYTFAGMNGSGTGDLLDALVELLPNAQEPEDNEELPRFAVVGRPNAGKSSFINALIGEERFVVTDIAGTTRDAIDTTYNRFGFEFKLVDTAGIRRKAKVKEDLEFYSVMRSVRAIEHSDICILVIDATRGFEGQDQSIFWLAEKNRKGVVILVNKWDLVEKDNMTTRDYECKIREELQPFDDVPILFVSALTKQRLLKALETAVEVFENRKQRIATSKLNDIMLPIIEHNPPPALKGKYVKIKFCMQLPTPTPQFVFFCNLPQYVKEPYKRYLENKMRDIFNLSGVPIDIYFRQK from the coding sequence ATGAACAATATAGTAGCCATAGTAGGACGCCCAAATGTAGGTAAATCTACTTTTTTTAACCGCCTCATACAGCGCAGGGAAGCTATTGTCGATTCTGTTAGTGGCGTAACGCGCGACAGGAACTACGGCAAGAGCGAATGGAATGGCAAAGAATTTTCGGTAATTGATACAGGCGGATATATAAAAGGATCGGATGATATTTTTGAAGGCGAAATACGCCGACAAGTGGAGCTTGCTATAGACGAAGCCGATGTTATTGTATTTGTAGTAGATGTAGAGGAAGGCATTACGCCCATGGACGAAGAAGTTGCTAAGCTACTCCGTAAAGTTACCAAGCCTATACTGCTGGCTGTAAATAAGGTAGATAACGGACAGCGTGAAAAAGATGCTGTAGAGTTTTACAATCTCGGACTAGGCGAATTTTACACCTTTGCAGGAATGAACGGTTCGGGTACTGGCGATTTGTTAGATGCTTTAGTAGAGCTACTACCCAACGCACAAGAACCTGAAGATAACGAAGAATTACCCCGATTTGCTGTAGTAGGACGCCCAAACGCAGGTAAATCATCATTTATAAATGCTCTTATAGGCGAAGAGCGTTTTGTAGTTACCGATATTGCAGGTACTACCCGCGATGCTATAGATACTACCTACAACCGTTTTGGTTTTGAGTTTAAGTTGGTAGATACCGCTGGTATACGCCGTAAAGCCAAAGTAAAGGAAGATTTAGAGTTTTACTCTGTAATGCGCTCGGTAAGAGCCATAGAGCATAGCGATATTTGTATTTTGGTAATTGATGCTACACGTGGGTTTGAGGGGCAAGACCAAAGTATATTTTGGCTCGCCGAAAAAAACCGTAAAGGTGTTGTAATACTAGTTAATAAGTGGGATTTAGTTGAGAAAGATAATATGACTACCCGCGACTACGAGTGTAAAATTAGAGAAGAGCTACAGCCGTTTGACGATGTACCCATCCTATTCGTATCGGCATTAACCAAACAACGTTTACTAAAAGCCCTTGAAACTGCTGTTGAAGTTTTCGAAAACAGAAAGCAACGTATTGCCACCTCCAAGCTAAACGATATTATGCTACCCATTATAGAGCATAATCCGCCACCAGCCTTAAAGGGTAAATACGTAAAAATAAAGTTCTGTATGCAGTTGCCTACTCCAACACCGCAGTTTGTATTCTTCTGTAATCTGCCACAGTACGTAAAAGAGCCTTACAAACGTTACCTAGAAAATAAAATGCGCGATATATTTAACCTGTCAGGCGTGCCTATAGATATTTACTTCCGCCAAAAATAA
- the era gene encoding GTPase Era encodes MTHKAGFVNIIGNPNVGKSTLMNAFVGERLSIITSKAQTTRHRILGIVNGDDFQVILSDTPGIIKPAYELQSSMMDFVKSAFEDADILIYMVEIGETALKDDAFFNKIIHAKIPVLLLLNKIDKSSQEQLEEQVQLWKEKVPNAELYPISALENFNVTEVFNRIIELLPESPPFYPKDALTDKPERFFVNETIREKILLNYEKEIPYAVEIETEEFIEDENIIRIRALIMVERDTQKGIIIGHKGAAIKKVGIQAREDLEKFFGKQIHIEMFVKVNKNWRSNSYQLKRFGYNQK; translated from the coding sequence ATGACACACAAAGCGGGCTTTGTAAATATAATAGGAAATCCAAACGTAGGTAAATCTACGTTAATGAATGCATTTGTAGGCGAACGCCTATCCATAATTACCAGTAAGGCACAAACCACACGCCACCGTATATTGGGTATTGTAAATGGCGACGATTTTCAGGTAATATTATCTGATACACCCGGTATTATAAAACCTGCCTACGAGTTGCAGTCTAGCATGATGGATTTTGTAAAATCGGCTTTTGAAGATGCCGATATTCTTATTTACATGGTAGAAATTGGCGAAACAGCATTAAAAGATGATGCCTTCTTCAATAAAATAATACATGCCAAAATACCCGTACTATTACTCTTAAATAAAATAGATAAATCGAGCCAAGAACAGCTGGAAGAACAGGTACAACTTTGGAAAGAAAAGGTACCCAATGCAGAGTTATACCCCATATCGGCACTCGAAAACTTTAATGTAACCGAAGTATTCAACCGAATTATAGAATTGTTACCCGAGTCGCCTCCCTTCTACCCTAAAGATGCACTTACCGATAAGCCCGAACGCTTTTTTGTAAACGAAACCATACGCGAAAAAATACTCCTTAATTACGAAAAAGAAATTCCGTACGCCGTAGAGATAGAAACTGAGGAATTTATTGAAGATGAAAATATTATTCGTATTAGAGCCTTAATTATGGTAGAGCGCGACACCCAAAAAGGGATTATTATAGGGCATAAAGGAGCAGCTATTAAAAAAGTAGGCATACAAGCCCGCGAGGATTTAGAAAAATTCTTTGGCAAGCAAATACACATCGAAATGTTTGTAAAGGTAAATAAAAACTGGAGGAGCAACAGTTACCAACTAAAACGCTTTGGGTATAACCAAAAGTAA